In a single window of the Drosophila subpulchrella strain 33 F10 #4 breed RU33 chromosome X, RU_Dsub_v1.1 Primary Assembly, whole genome shotgun sequence genome:
- the LOC119556366 gene encoding 39S ribosomal protein L14, mitochondrial gives MALNIVKTLRPMARPLATTLGGLQRQELIHTTPACCEIRKLARLRVVDNSDLGKKAMAEGRPPRCIHVYNKRGVGLIGDKVLVAIKGQMKKGILVGLKQNQKPKQPKFDSNNLVLIDDNGSPLGTRIHVPIPTILRTILKEKTLAKGADYTKVLAIASRYV, from the coding sequence ATGGCGCTGAACATCGTGAAGACCTTGAGGCCGATGGCCCGCCCACTGGCAACGACCCTGGGCGGCCTGCAGCGGCAGGAGTTGATTCACACGACGCCGGCGTGCTGCGAAATCCGGAAATTGGCCCGGTTACGAGTGGTGGACAACAGCGATTTGGGCAAGAAGGCGATGGCCGAGGGACGGCCGCCCAGGTGCATCCATGTGTACAACAAGCGCGGCGTGGGCCTCATCGGCGACAAGGTCCTGGTGGCCATCAAGGGGCAGATGAAGAAGGGCATACTGGTGGGCCTCAAGCAGAACCAGAAGCCCAAACAGCCCAAATTCGACAGCAACAACCTGGTCCTCATCGACGACAATGGCAGTCCGTTGGGCACCCGGATACACGTGCCCATTCCCACCATCCTGCGCACCATCCTCAAGGAGAAGACCCTGGCCAAGGGTGCCGACTACACTAAGGTTCTGGCCATCGCCAGTAGATATGTTTAA